The Porites lutea chromosome 11, jaPorLute2.1, whole genome shotgun sequence genome contains the following window.
AAAAACGTATTATTATCGATCAAGTCTCTAACCAGCAATCCTATAAGCCTCTTACTCGACCAATTGTATCCAAAACAGCCACGAAAGTCATAACAATTATAAACGCTCTTAATTCACTACTTAGGATAAAGGCATTTTTATCTTCCATCTTTCGTGGATTTCTGAACATTTAAATCCTTTTTCATATCTTTTTTCTGTTGCAGACGGCTGTAGACATGACCTCCAGTCCTGTGAAAGGAGCGCGCCTGTACTTTTCGCTCGCTCTACGTATAGTCGGCGTAGACTGTCCTCAGTGCGTGAGAGCAAGACCCCTCAAGTTATTTGAAGCTCGAAGTCCGGAGTCGCGCCATAACACAATATAACCCTACAGTGCcttaccaagagccataatggctcttggccCTATAATGCCTTACCGAGTACCAGGAACCGATGGGCCATTTCTGGGTTCCAAAAGCTTTCACTGAAACgagaaatggcctatttctaTTAATCGGCAGACAGCACATACACCGCAAAGTtctttagcctgagaaaacagccaatatttgGCGACGCttccactggtttccccgccaaatgacgtctgaggagcgagcgcagaaattctatactgatgacgtgtcactacccggatctgggtagtccttctgattggtcgtgccggcGGGTTACGTTTTGGGCCGCTAACACCTTTTAGAATAAAAACACTGATGAAATGTAGTGCAAGTTTTGGCCCAAAAACCAGCGAATTTGTTTTCGGGTACAAAAAGTACTAAGAGAAGGACCACTAGACCGGTGCGGTTAACTATAATCCTGGATTGACTATGTGCATCTGTATTGCTATTGTAACTAACCCTGGATTTGTCCTAATCGTAGTAGTAAGGGAGGCTCAAGAAGGTcccgaccaatcacagcgcagcaaaaattgtctcgaccaatcagcatcGAGTATTTAACCCATGTGACTTCAATGACGTCAAagctcccaaatatgggcataaaaatcacgtgacccCACCCAAGAGATGGAGCCGCATGCTTGGCATAGTTTTGAAGGACCGCGTGGAACCTGGGTACAAATAGGACGCTCAAAAACCAAACCCCCAGTCCCCTCGCATTCCCCGGAAGTccataaaaaacacacacactgtATAGAGGTCCACatatttattacaaaaacaaaattcgcGAGTGTCCTAAGTTACATCCGGGACGTGTGTGAGGTCCTAATGACGTCACGCCCATTGTTTTTACAAATCTAATAGAAGATCCAATTCGTCCCCAATCCTCTCGTAGCCATAAGGATAGCTGGATCGAGTCGACACATCAATGACACGCTTGTCAAACACCAACCCATACTGCTTCACGCGCGGAACCACTTGAATGTGTTTCTTTTCCAAATCCCGTGTAAAATGATAGGGGTTGACAATGTTCAAATTTCGGCGAGTGTCCTGAGGCGAGTCTAATTCTGAGAGAATGTTCTCTTTCATGGTATGAAAATTAAGAATGGCCGACCCCCGAACGTTCAGGGTGAATCCGCGGACCTTGCACACCACTTTACCTCCACGGGTCGTATACCCATAATTCTTGGCGCCCCCtgaaacaaactcggtgatgaCATCCCCGTCCAATTCATCCGTCATGTCCCCTAGAAAATCCCCAGTGGCAATACTGGGTTGACCGGGACGCCACTTGTACACCACACTGTCGGTATCATAGTAGAGGACTTGCTGTTGCAGGATGTCCAAGGACTCGTAGAGTTTTAATCGGGCATGACACGTGGTGAACGCCGCCACAAAGATGTTGGTCTTGGTGCCTTTGACAGCATTGTCTTGGACACTGGTGTAGACGGCTTCCAAAATGTCGTCGGTACAGAGGCGGAGGGTACTGAGATCAAGAGCCGCATCGGAAACGAGGCTGAACAAATGGGCGGGGTTTTGAACGGTGACGGTGGTGGGTTTGTTGATCCGCTCCCCAAACTTGCCCCAGAAACTATTCAACATGAGTTTGGCGGTGGCCTTACGACCAGGGTTTTTGGCAATACTGGCAATGTCCAGTCGGATCCCCTCCCGTTCCTGGTAGCGAAGAATGTACTCGCGTTTTTGTTCGAGGGTCTGACACCAGCTGGGCCACCCCGCGGATTCTTGTTTGAGTTTGAGCCATGTGTTCACGTACTCAGCGAAAAGACCTGTTTGGCGTTGCTCAGGGGGAAAATGCCAGACTTCATGGATTTTGATCAGGGTGTACCCCTTTTCCACCGCTTTGACCAATTCGGGCGTACACCAGGTCCCGCGTAGCGTGCGATCCGCGTCCGAATGAGGGCAATACTGGGTTCGGGTCAACATGGGTTGGGCTTGTTCCTCTTGGACACAGGCACGGCAGAGAGGAAACGTGAGTTTTTGACCACAGCGTACAGGCAAGACGGGATGGAATAAGCCAGCCGGGGGCAGAATGTCCACCGTCGCCACACCAAAATAGGACGCCAGGGACTGGTCGACAGGTTGGGTGATGATCTTGGGATGACCGATAGGGTAAGGGCAGTTCTTATTCACCCATGGGTACAGGGAGGTCACATCCACATAACGTATTTCCTCCCCCTCTTCAGCCACGGCATGCAACGCCACCGCACCAGTGCGACCTCCAAAAAAGGCGTCACGGGGTTCCAAGGGTGCCACCAAATCAAACGACGTCAAGAAACGTTGGACAGCTTCATCCGTGGCCACCAACTTGTCCCACTCACACTCCCACATTTCGATGACGGTGTAACCCGTTCGGAGGAGGGCCATACGTTTGGAGAGCGTGGCCTGATAGAGTTCCTCGACGCTTCGATCCGGTGTGGCATAATGTTTGGCGTCTCTACTGGGATAACAAATAGGACAGCCATGGTAGAGACACCCATGGAACTCGTAGACAGTGCGGGTCAGAGGATCGTAGCCATCGACAAAATAACTGTTCACGAGGGTCCGGACAAACTGCTCACCCCCATTCCGGACATGACGAATGCGATCGGCACTAGCCCCCTCCTTAGGAATAAGGTCTTCTTGGTAGTACAGCCATTGCAGGGCCTTGAGCGATTGATTGACTTGAGCCCCTCGCCACCCCTGGAGTGGTTCGACGGCAATGGTGTCGGGGGTCAAATGGTGCTTGCGCCAATAGAGATTGCAGGCACTGGCGATGGTGATACATTTGGCCATAGGATTGAAACCTGCCTGCCGTTCAAATTCTTGCTGAAAGGCTTCACACCCCGCTTTCAACAGCGCCACATCCGATTTACAATACTCGATCATGTCTTGCTGGAAATCAAAACGCACGTTACGACGGACTTGGTCGGCATGCCAACGCGTcagttcgtctttctttttggccatcATGCCCTCAGgatcgtaaaattccaaatcggGGATCCGACCCACGTACTGTTGATGATCCGGGGTATTAAACAAATGCGGAAAGAAGCCCTTCTTCAATTCGGTCAAATTGAAGGTGCTGGGAAACGAGGCCAGCGGCATAGGCAGGAAACATAACGAGTCAATGAATTTGAGGGGTCCACTCCTGAAGGACAACACTTTAGCACCCACGGTCAATTGATCCACCACCTCGCGTTGTTGCTGGTACAGTTCATGCAGAATGAACATGCCGTCAAACCCTTTCAAATTGTGAAACACCACAAGAATCTCCCGTTGACTCTCGCTGTCTGGGAGGTCCGTGAGATCATCTAAATCATGCAAAAATTGTTGGGCACAGTCCTCTCCGTCCAACACATGAATGGTCGTTTCTTCACTGGACGAATAACATAACAAATTGGCCACAAACACACCTTCCGCATTctgcatggcttcaaaatcggcgtaaacaaacaggggagagggtggcgccaccatgctacctcccccctcctctgtgggttCTTCTTCCTCATTCTCAACCACGGGTTGAATGTAGCACTTGTGGTATTGGATAGACACCCATTCGTGACACACGGGACATTTGGCATACCCACACTGGTGACGTTGGTTAGGGACGACCGTGTACTGGGCCTGACACTTGAGACAGGTTTTGATCGATTGACATTGCTTGCTGACCACATGATGACGCTTGCATTGCTCACCGTAAAACTTGCGATGACAGAAGGGGCAATAGTCTGCAGGGCGAGTGCCGCGCACATACTCTGGACAATCAAATCGACCACATGCTTTGCAGCGTTTCCCTTGACAACTGTGATGAGTTCGGTCGTTGGTGTTGAACCCTCGTTCACAGTCCAGGCAATAGTACGAGCGGTTCACAAACGCCGGAAAGGACGTGCATCCATCAAAATGATCGTTGGATTTCAATAAACGGATTGGATGAGGCGCGTCAGGGCCTTTGAAGATGAGAAAAAACGGTTTCATCCGGGTCATCACCAAGAGTTGATACTGAGACCCCAACGCCTGTTGGAATTGACGGAGTTCGGGTAAACCACAGGGACCCTCCGCCACCCCTGCTTGCTGATGGAGGGCTTGGGCTTGACGTAACTGCACAGGACGCCCCCGTTTGAGATTGTCCCAGTCGCGAAACCCATCCACGCCTTGATCTTTATGGCAATGAGCTCGCATGGTGACAATCGCGCGAGCACAGCATAAGGCATCTCTGTTTCGAATGGTGataatgcatttctttttcttgttctctCGATCCAGACATAGACGTCCGGCATTGTGTTGTTTACGATGGCCTGTTCCTGGGCCGGGCATAGACACAAACACCACATCCACTTGGAACCCACGATCAGGGTTGAAGGCTTCATTGCTGTTCAACTTGCCGGCTAACGTGGCCAACATCTCATCCAAACGGGCGGTACGTTGTAAAAATTCCCCCACGGTAAAATTGGCTGTTTGATAAGCATGCGTGAACCCATGCGCTGTAatagcaaaattcacaaaatggtGGGCAGGTCGCTGTTCGCGGCCCAGTTCTGTTTCAATGGCTTGATGGAGTGCTTCGGTCAACGCCAACCCAATATTATCTCCAGGCACAGGATCCCGCAATTGCCGTAACTGCGCATTGAATTGCGCGCGTTCCACTACATCACGCCAGCGACGTCGTCGACCGATGGGTTGCATAGTAAACTGAAAGAGAGGGCCACGGGCGGCAGCCCCTCCCATCTGTTCCCACCGATCATAGGCGCGGTCCAATAGAGCATCCCCTTCGTCATCGTCACTGAATGGATACGCCTCCGCCATGACAGCGGCAACAATTTGAAGTTTCCCGCGCTGGACGTAGACTTTTATAGACCGTCTCACGTGATCTCGCCTGCGCTGGGATTGGTGGACCCAGCTCAGGTGAGAGTCAGGTGAGAGGGTTTAATCGACCAGAAGAAGATTGAGGGGGGTcccccccatgggtacagacTCCTTCCATCGCCTCTAGGCCTGGACCGAGATCGATGATTGGCAGAGAATCCCTTAGATAAAGTCGGTCCATCAGAACAGACGTCAGTTGCGTTCGAGAAATGCCTAACAAAAATCCTGAGAAAGCAAGAGAGTTGAAACACGCGTGGTACATCAAGAACAAAGAGAGATTGTTACAGCAGAAACGGGAAAAGCGGGCGGCCCAGAAAAAGGTGAAACCCCCCAAACCGCCTAAACCAGCGCCGACCCCCGAACAGGAAGCCCGAGCCCGAGAACTCAACCGACTGGCCTGTCTGCGGTATCGCACCAAAAACGCAGACTTTGTACGTAAGCTGAACCGGGACTATTACCACAAACACCGCGAGCAGATTGTACAGCAGCAACGGGACCGACGTGCCCAGGCTCGACAAATCAAAGAGAGCCCCTTCCGAAAGTTACGAGCGTTGGCGGACGTGTGTTCTTCCCGTTGGCTAGAATTAAAGTATGGATACGCCCACATCGCACCGAAAAAAGCGGGACCCCGAGGTCAACAAACGGAACCAAAAACTGTATCGGAAACGTATGTATGCCTCTGTGAACGGGATCGAGAAAGTAAAGGCCCTCCATCGTCGACGCTACCACCAGCACATGGCAAACTTGAAAGCCAAAGGGGAGTATGaggccttcaaaaaaaaaaaactggagtATGGGATGAAACGCTACTATGCCATGTCGGAGGAGAAGCGCACTGAGGTAAAAAAGAGAAACGCCCAAGCCCAGAAAAACTGGATGCAGAAAATGAAAGAGGAGGGGACGTACGAGGACTACAAACACCGATTGAACGAGCGGCGGCGACAACTCCGGGCCGAAAAACAGCGAGCCTTGGGGGAGGATGGGTGGAGAGCGTTACAGAAAGAAAAGTATCGGAAGCGGATGGAGCACACACAAAACCAACGCTTGGCCGAACATTTGGAACGTCCCTTTCCCCTCCCGTGGTGTCCACTAGACTGGTCCGACTCCGAGTTTGACGAGGACCCTGTGCAATCATCCCGTTCCGATGCCTTACAACAGTTACATCAATACTTGTAAGAACAAAATGTgagttttattaaaccatgtgATTTGAATCATTTACATTGTGTGATAACTGTGTTCCACTTAATTACATGCCCaatctcagtttggttttcataaTACGTCTCACAATACGCTCCGTCAGGGTTTTACTACCAGGGAGTTGATCAATCTTGGCAATCATCTTGCGATCCGCCACCCATTTATCTTTCAAGGTCTTGGCTTTGTCATAATCCATGTCATGTACTTTCGCAATCCTGTCTAACCGGTTGATGCCAGGATCCCCACGGGCCAACCGTTTTTTCAAATGAGTGCCAGGGCCCATATACTGATAACCGggccaatgaaattcaatgCCCGTCTTGTTGAGGAGGTTTTGCACATCAAATAATTTGCCCCCACGTTGCGATCGTCGTGGGCGTCGCCTCGATCGGACACGGGAGGTAGCTGTCCGACGACGTCTCCGACCCATCACGGGGTTTTCCACGATTTCCAATCCAAGGCTTTCTTGGCCAACCCAGCAGCTTTTTTTTTGGCGATACTGGCGGCTTTCTTTTTAGCAGAGTCTGTCGTGCGTTTACGAATATCACGCGCAACCGCTTTCTTGATGGAATCCACACGTTCACTAGGGGTTTCCCAGGGTGCTGTACCGGGCCTATCTGAAAAAGGCAACTCGTGCGCCAACTCAGCACTACTCACTTGAGGtgtaaacttgagtttctttttagcaCTCGGGGTGATGTTCGGTTTAGGCGGGACCGGTGGTTTTCTGGGCCCAGCTGGCGTGGACCCTTGTTTTATACCTTTGGTGGCTTTGACCAATTGTGTGAACCACGCTTGCATCGGTCCCGCTTCAAAATCATCATCCTCGCCGGGCGTGGCGGCCCCTGCAGCACTCACACCTCCCGCGGGCGCTCCAAAGGGTTGACGcacttttttggtccaatggcGTAACTGACGGCTCACGGCTTTGAGTTGCGGTCGTTTCCAGGCATCCGGGACCTCGCTGGTCAGGAGCACATGTTGTCTGGCCGCCAAATCCGCGGCTTTACTCAAGCGAGTATCTTCCACCAATTcttgtttgtacttttcttttaattgcaaAAAAGCTGGGGCGTTGTCCACCGTGGTGCTCACCATCTCGGGTTCCATGGTACAACTGACGTGTCTCCTTTAGCGCATGCAACGTTTATAACATCGGTAGAGTTCCGGCCAGAGAGCGCCGCCGGTTTGAGCCATCATGATGGCGCGCCGTCGTTTCACTGAATGCGCGGGTTTGGCCATCGCGCGTAAACTCTGGGCATGCGGTTTGAGCAACGTGATAGTCTGTCGAGAGCGAGGCACTGTGCCACGGAGCGTGTTCATCACTAATTCACTGATGGCATTGATCTGATCCGCATTGGCCATCCGTAACAATTCTTGTCGTTTATGTTGATTGGCTTCTTgtaagacacttttcaagaacggggcttgacgttccatgcgccACGCCATGCTGAAGGTTCAGGAATTGCCACGACCCCGCTCTATTTATGGTAAATTGGGCCCCACATGAACGACATAGTTCCCCATGATAATGCCGTTGCATATGACGTCGACAGCGTTGACACAACGCGGCCTCCATCTCCTCCGTCCATTCTAACGTCAACGTGATGGCTTTACGGGGGGGTCTACTCCGGTCGACGAACACGGATCCTGGGTTTGTATTTTCGGAGCCACAAAGGCGAGAGAGCCATTGCCAACAACGGTAGCCTACCTCCGCGTTGCAGACCACGTCGACGGCGTCGTTTTCGGGGGACATAACGGTGTCGGCGTCCATTGGGTCCACGGACCATCCTCTAATAATGTCTGGGTCCCCACCTAGTGTGTCTTTTATAGCATCCCTAGAGACCGCAACGGAGGCAACCCCAATCGACGTCTCATCTGCTGGACCTGTCGTTTATTGGCCTGCCATTGCGCGTAACTGATCTTGCCTACTTTTTTCTTGCGCGTCGCGGCTTGAATGGCCTTTTTAGTGCCATAGGCCGCGGCACCACTCACGGCCCCAGCCGCTGCCGCCTTGGCTGCAGCCACGGCAGCGGGGATGAGGAACAAGGGGAGAATGCCCCCTCGTTGCTGTCGGCGTCGTGTTCGTCTACCACAGGGCATGATGTCTGTCCGACGGAGGACACGCCTCTtgtcttttatactttttttcacaTGATGGAACAATTAAACGATTCCCCCGCATAGCGTTTTCGTTTGCCAGATTCCCACTCTCGTGTGCGTTTGTCAATAATGGCTTGGGCTCGCTTTTGTTGATGATCCCCGATGGCTTTGGTGATCCCATAGCCGGCTTTGAGAATCCCAAGAGGCAGGCCGGGCCCGACACCCCCTACTTGACCCCTTCGTCGTCGTTTAGCGGGTCGGCGATGTCGGGTCGTGGTGCGTTTACGTTTGCGTCGAGGGGCCATCCCACTTCGACATTGACCACACATGGTTTTGGGGACCGTCGAAGGCAGGCTCCTGGTTTTATAGCTTCACGGGCGTCGACCCCGTCCACGGGCTCGGCCACGGCCCCGGCCACGGCCTCGGCGGGGTGGGGGTGGACCGGACGTTCGCGTGGACGTGCGGCGTACCGACGGTCGCCCTCCTTCTTCATACACGGTGGTGACGGTATTGGTATGCGTAATATTGCGAATGCGTCTCCCTCGCGCCCGTTCTTGGGCATCTTCATTGAGCAAATCCAACCGTCGCCTTAAGCCTCGTCCTcgatcgtcatcatcatcatcttcatcttcatcctccGACGGTGGAGAAGAATCGGGGGATGGTGGAGAGGGCACGCGGGGACGTCGTCGCGGTTGTTTGGCGGCCACAGTGGGACGTCCCGTCGGAGTCGTTACCGTGGACGTGGTGGTCCTGGTGCCGGCTCCAGCACTGCGTCGGGACGTAGAGGGGCGGGAGGGAgccgtggtggtggtggcggtggtgacAGGGCGTGGTCTGGGCCGTCTAGAGctgctggtggtggtggtagtggccGTAGGGCGTGTGCGGGTGGAGGTGGTGGGACGGGTTggggtggcggtggtggtgggaGCGGTAGTGATCGTGGGTGGTGGAGGTgccgtggtggtggtggcggggGCCGTGCCTGTACCTGCCACGGGGGGTAACGTAAAAGCATTCAGGGCATCGTCCACATTGACCGGGTAGGTCAATTGAAAATCCTCAATCTCTTGATCCAATTGGGCTCGATCCACGGGTTGGGTCAATTCCGCCACCATGTCCGTCATGCTACTAAGGTCCCGAAATACCGAGGGCGAGGTCGGGGACCCCACCCCGGCAGGCGAGAAGGTTGGGGTGTCCATGCGCTCTGATAAATCAGTACgttgtccgccttctctttgCCGACGGACCCGGGCGAGTTCTCGTTGCAGTTCGTTTTCGAACGGCAGGGACATCCACGGGCAGGGTATGGACTTGCGCCTTGCCTTCTCGGCGCGTTAAATGACTCCACAGGCGGTACCGATCATCCGAGGCCGGATGCACATCCAACATCAAATAGCCAAAGGGACGGGACGTGATGCGTTTAAATAGGCGCAAGACTTGACGCCATCGGTCGGGAAAGGCTTGCAGTAAAATAGTGCGTATGCCCGTTTGATCCCGAGGGTTCTTGAAGGCCACAATGTAATGCGCGTTGCGATTAATGGTCTTGGCAAATTTACCCGGTGGGAATAAATCTTGCGTCAAATACAAGACGGTGATGTTGCGATGATGGGAATCTTTGGTGAACAAATCCAACACGCGTTTATCCTGTCCCCCTTCTTCCATCAGATCGTCCAAGACCAGCACGCCACCGCGCGTCCGGCCAAACCATTGGGTTAAATGACGGGGGTCCGGTAACCCGCGATGAAACTGAATTCCCTCTTTCTTTTGCATACGCTCAAACCGGGGTTGCCATCGGTCGTACGCGTAGACGATCTTCTTGGGTTTGACTTGAAACACGTTGAGGTCCCGTAACCATTGTTCCACTAACTCGCTCTTGCCACTGCCCGACGGGCCCGCGATAATCACACTACTGGGCTGTCGAATCATCCTTCCCACGGTCGAGGGTGACGTCGATAATGACCCGTGGCCCCTTTCGCGCCCATACGTTTATACCGTTTGTCACGTCCCAATTTGTCGCCGATTTTATACGCTTTGGCCAACACGCTCATGATGCCACGTCCGTTTTGACGAAAGCGGGGTCGTCGTTGGGAGGAAGGGcgctgtcgtcgtcgtcgtctgtGACTGGGCATGCTGTCCAATACTCGCGGTAGAGGCGTGGCGATTCGAACTGAATCAAGTGTTCCATCGTctctcttaaatgcgtttcttGCATAGTGTCCATGTACTGTTTGAGCGCGACCCAGTCCTGGTCTTGCGCTAGTTGGCGGGCTATGAGCCAATGATACCCATCCCACGCATCTACCCCTTGGACAGTGTTCACCCGTTCAATGGGGTGAGACCACCAATACAAGGTTTCTTCTAATATGAAAGCGTCAATCACCCGCTGGACATCCCCTCGCGTAATCATGATGAAAAATGACCCCTCGAACACAGCACCTCtcgttttatggtgttttttttatttcttaacactcacaaggattacaaagcataaaggcCTGGCGGCTCACATTCTTTTGCCCTCCCTCCTCTGGGCGGGCATCGACTTCatcttggacttcttgtttaatCACCCGTTTCAACCGCTCAGCCACTTTCTGATCATTCAACACTAAATTGTCGCAACTCCATTGCCCCAAAAAGTCTTGATAGGACTGGCCTTGGGCACGggctttcaagaaaaataacgcATAATGGCCACAAGTCTGACTATCCAAGGCTTGCAAGGTCTGGTCACTGCGGATCAGGTGCTTCCATTGACTCCACCATTGGTGCAGGTCGGGGTGGGTGTACACGTGCAAGGGCAGTccataactgtcaaagattTCGCACTTGTTCTGTTCCGTCCACAGGCCCAACCAATGTTGTCCCGGTTCTCCCGCCGGATCCGTGTTGACAATGTAGGCTTGACGGACACTCTTGGGGGGTGAACGGGGTAACTGGTCGGCGGGGTACACCCCATGAAACACGCGTCGCAAGGTGGGATCTTCGAGGGCCAACGTGCGCAGCACCCTATCACTGAGCGCCACAAACTCCATGCCCGGTGTCTTCTGTCTTCTGAGTCCATTTCAGCCGTTGATGTTGTATTTTATACCTCCCATATGATTGATCTCGTACATGTTTTCATACTCGCTCCAGACCAACACGGTGATGTTGTGTCCCACCGCAGCTGCAAAATCAATGATCAGTCGCGTATTGCCCGATTGACGGGGGTTGCGATACTGAGGATCATCGGCTTTGCCACTAGGCACATTGTTGAACAAGAACAACGTGCAGTTCTTGCCTTGGCCCCAATCTCCAGGCAGTAGCATGGGAATCTTATCTTCATTGTAGGCACCCATGGCTTGTAGAAATCGATCGTACCCCAGCAGATCTTCATAGGCTTGATCTCCTGTCAATTGCAGGGTTCTGTAAGGGTATTCTTCTCCATTCAAGGTCTGACGTATCTGGGTgaccccaaacttttcaaaggcaaaggggTAGCGTTGTAGGTTTCCATTGAAGGCATCAGAATGCAATAATCCGACCATCACTCGGTCAGGAAATCGCCCCACAAACACATTGTCTTGTTCCCACTGGGTGGTGCGTCCATCGAAGGAAAAGGTCCGGATTTCGCTCCGCACCACAGGGTAGCGGGCAATTTGTTTGCCCAGctgtctttctttctgcagtctcaCATAGACACTGGCAttcaaggtcacttttctcatcaacaaggtgactttgatgtcttctgggtgaatggctggaaatttcttgGCCACCAAGGTGCCTTTGTTGGGGGTACCTATCAAGTAGACAGTGTTGGGGTTGAGGAAGAGTTCCAAGTCCATCTGGATATTGGGGACCAATAATTTGCCTGTTCGGAGGGGTGGCAAATGAGGGCGGATGAGGAAGGTGTGCCAATGTTCTTCCAGTAATTTGCTGGTCAAGGTTCTCAATTCTGCATTCCCTTTCCAGTTGGCATCGGTAGGCACATCCGAATTGGCGGCAGTGGCTCCCATGACATTCACCACATTCAGCTGATTGACCCATCCTTGCGGGGCTAACTTGGTGGCCCCTTCTTCTCGGTTGTAGTTCACGAGGGTTTCTAGGTAGGCTCTGTAATGGTAGGTGTTGCTCTGTTCCGTCATGAGGA
Protein-coding sequences here:
- the LOC140953214 gene encoding uncharacterized protein, yielding MAEAYPFSDDDEGDALLDRAYDRWEQMGGAAARGPLFQFTMQPIGRRRRWRDVVERAQFNAQLRQLRDPVPGDNIGLALTEALHQAIETELGREQRPAHHFVNFAITAHGFTHAYQTANFTVGEFLQRTARLDEMLATLAGKLNSNEAFNPDRGFQVDVVFVSMPGPGTGHRKQHNAGRLCLDRENKKKKCIITIRNRDALCCARAIVTMRAHCHKDQGVDGFRDWDNLKRGRPVQLRQAQALHQQAGVAEGPCGLPELRQFQQALGSQYQLLVMTRMKPFFLIFKGPDAPHPIRLLKSNDHFDGCTSFPAFVNRSYYCLDCERGFNTNDRTHHSCQGKRCKACGRFDCPEYVRGTRPADYCPFCHRKFYGEQCKRHHVVSKQCQSIKTCLKCQAQYTVVPNQRHQCGYAKCPVCHEWVSIQYHKCYIQPVVENEEEEPTEEGGAMQNAEGVFVANLLCYSSSEETTIHVLDGEDCAQQFLHDLDDLTDLPDSESQREILVVFHNLKGFDGMFILHELYQQQREVVDQLTVGAKVLSFRSGPLKFIDSLCFLPMPLASFPSTFNLTELKKGFFPHLFNTPDHQQYVGRIPDLEFYDPEGMMAKKKDELTRWHADQVRRNVRFDFQQDMIEYCKSDVALLKAGCEAFQQEFERQAGFNPMAKCITIASACNLYWRKHHLTPDTIAVEPLQGWRGAQVNQSLKALQWLYYQEDLIPKEGASADRIRHVRNGGEQFVRTLVNSYFVDGYDPLTRTVYEFHGCLYHGCPICYPSRDAKHYATPDRSVEELYQATLSKRMALLRTGYTVIEMWECEWDKLVATDEAVQRFLTSFDLVAPLEPRDAFFGGRTGAVALHAVAEEGEEIRYVDVTSLYPWVNKNCPYPIGHPKIITQPVDQSLASYFGVATVDILPPAGLFHPVLPVRCGQKLTFPLCRACVQEEQAQPMLTRTQYCPHSDADRTLRGTWCTPELVKAVEKGYTLIKIHEVWHFPPEQRQTGLFAEYVNTWLKLKQESAGWPSWCQTLEQKREYILRYQEREGIRLDIASIAKNPGRKATAKLMLNSFWGKFGERINKPTTVTVQNPAHLFSLVSDAALDLSTLRLCTDDILEAVYTSVQDNAVKGTKTNIFVAAFTTCHARLKLYESLDILQQQVLYYDTDSVVYKWRPGQPSIATGDFLGDMTDELDGDVITEFVSGGAKNYGYTTRGGKVVCKVRGFTLNVRGSAILNFHTMKENILSELDSPQDTRRNLNIVNPYHFTRDLEKKHIQVVPRVKQYGLVFDKRVIDVSTRSSYPYGYERIGDELDLLLDL
- the LOC140953215 gene encoding uncharacterized protein translates to MIRQPSSVIIAGPSGSGKSELVEQWLRDLNVFQVKPKKIVYAYDRWQPRFERMQKKEGIQFHRGLPDPRHLTQWFGRTRGGVLVLDDLMEEGGQDKRVLDLFTKDSHHRNITVLYLTQDLFPPGKFAKTINRNAHYIVAFKNPRDQTGIRTILLQAFPDRWRQVLRLFKRITSRPFGYLMLDVHPASDDRYRLWSHLTRREGKAQVHTLPVDVPAVRKRTATRTRPGPSAKRRRTTY
- the LOC140953216 gene encoding uncharacterized protein F54H12.2-like, coding for MSLQLFDVPDVDYRYEASREVEFQPALTGIQPITFSIPGSDDYYDTNSLRFKVKVRLTNPAAGYTGLDAGLLISDANESRHVYCVNNFGHTIFRDITLSMNGVLMTEQSNTYHYRAYLETLVNYNREEGATKLAPQGWVNQLNVVNVMGATAANSDVPTDANWKGNAELRTLTSKLLEEHWHTFLIRPHLPPLRTGKLLVPNIQMDLELFLNPNTVYLIVTLNASVYVRLQKERQLGKQIARYPVVRSEIRTFSFDGRTTQWEQDNVFVGRFPDRVMVGLLHSDAFNGNLQRYPFAFEKFGVTQIRQTLNGEEYPYRTLQLTGDQAYEDLLGYDRFLQAMGAYNEDKIPMLLPGDWGQGKNCTLFLFNNVPSGKADDPQYRNPRQSGNTRLIIDFAAAVGHNITVLVWSEYENMYEINHMGGIKYNING